The Acetobacteroides hydrogenigenes nucleotide sequence ATATGAGCTGATGGTAATACTCCCAAGATCCTTCCATTTCTCGGTGTACTTTAGCAGATACCCTATAAAAACGCCTCCGTTAATGTACCCTTTGATTTTCCCCCCGGTTTGGAACGATGCCTTAATGGGAAGAATGAGGTAGTCGAAGTTGAGGTGCATTTCTGGTGATGCGGTCTTAGATCCGATATAGTCTAGCATTGAAAATTTGGCAGTTTTTCCTCCCTTTCTTTCGTATCCTAAACCGGTACTAATCGACAGATTTGGATAAACGCTGTAGCTGGCCGTTATTGCGCATCCATTGCCAAGCTTGCTCTTTAGCTCATCGATGGGCTCGCTACCGCGGAGCGAGGTGATGGTTGTGGCTGATTCTACCCCAACGGTTAGCTTCGACGATTGCCCTAAGGCCGAAATGGCAAATGCCAACATTAGCGGAACGATTATGAATCTTTTCATTTTTTAGGTATGCTATTTTTTTAGAAGGAGCAAATGTAGGTATTCCTATGCAAAGCTTCAGCCTCAACCGAACGTAGAGATGCATTCAAAGTCCCTTTACCCGCAACGCCCATTCGTAGAGCCGCGATTCATCGCGGCTCTTTAATTTGTCTCCGTTCGGCGAAGGCTCCTGCCTTCGTCGTTCCTATCCCCGTAGAATGAAGCTACGCACTAGCTTAACGCTTGTAGGCTTTAGCCTACTTGGATAGATTCGACTGAGGCAGGAGCCTCAGCCTAACGAGGGATTAATGACATGTTTCTATGTCCTTATGCTTATTTTATATTGATGTTGAATTCATTATTTCAGATAATATTAATTCATTCATTTTTTCTTGATCGTCAAATTTGAATATGTCCGTATTGTATCCAATATATATTCTATTGCTTACTTTTTCAATTTCTTCATTGGATATGTTCGCTTTTTTTATAAATGTATTTTTTATTTTTCTTTCTTCTCTAGGAAAAAAAATATCCATATTTTCTGCTAACTCTTTTCCTTTGTGAAATAAGATTAAATGGCCGCCAGTTTTTGCTATTTTTTTACCAATATATTCCCACCATATTTTGTCTGTTTCTCCCATAGAAAGACCAAATAGGCAAATTATATCCGATCTTTCTATTGTTTCTATGCACTCTTGATCTATTAAGTGCTTTAAATTTTTATTTAACTCTTGTTTTATCAATGTTTCTGCAATTTCTGCATTGATTTTAAATTTTTCATTTTTTATTTGAGAAGCATCGTTCACACCAAGTATCATTCTTTCATTGTAAAATCCATGTATATGATAAATGTTTTGTATTTTGCAGCCAGGATGATTAACGATATCAATTGGTTTGTTTTCATATTTTAATATTTGTTCTAATGATTTTGAGTAGTTGAACGTTATAATATTAATTGTTGTATTATTTGGACTTATAAATGATAATCTTGCTCTTTCAACACTACTTCTGTCTCCTCTAACTAAATATATTTCTGGATGTAATAAATCTTCATAGCATTTTGATGTTGTATTAATACTTATTTCATTTGAATCGTACTCTTGTTTTTTTATGAAATCAGATAGATTGCTCCTGATATCATTGAATACTGTGTCAAACTCTGTTAGGTCTTTTAAATTCTCAGTGTATTCTCCTAATCCTAATTCAAGATCTGACCAGTTTTCATAATTGATAATTAGATCGTTTTTTAATCTTCTTATTATTTCATTTTCTGAAGGCTGTGCTTTGTAATATTTGTAAAAATCATAATAACTTGTTTTTTTACCTATATTCAAATCAAATCCATTACCAATTAAAAAAGTTATGTTCATTTTTGTGATGCAAATTTATGTTGTGTCGATTGGTTTCTAGTTTGGTAAATGTTCTTTTAATATATCAAATGAATTATTGATGTCTTTTATGGCATCTCTTATTTCGTCTGCTTCAAAAGATGAATTGGGAATTTTTAAATATTCAACCTGAGAGTTTAACTTTTCGATTCCTTCTTCTAAATCTTTACTCCGTTAAGTGTAGTTTAACCTCCGTTCGGCGAAGGCTCCTCTGTTAGGCGTAGGCTCTGCCTACGCCTATGTATTTCTGCGTCCTCTGGCCGTATTCGGTAAACCTCAAAGCCGCCTCTATGCTAAATAGCGGTCCCGGTTCTATCCCCTCTGTTCGGCTGCGTCTCCAAGCCTTCGTCGCCTCTATCCCCACAGGCTCTCGCCAGCGAAAGCCGAAAGAACTTCCAAATATATCCACATTCCCCCTTACATTATCCTCCATCAGCTAAAAAATAATCTACAAAAAATGGCTTTACACGCTACCACAGCCACATACAGGTAAAATATTTTTAGTTGTAGCTAAAAAAAGTTGTAGAAAATCTTGGTTATGTTAACCAAAGTGTTTAGCTTTAGGTCGGTTCAAAACTTAAGTATAACCTAAAAATGAATAATTATGGCAAGTACATCTGAAACTGGACACGCCAAGAACGTGGATAACCTAGGACTACTAATCTCTAACATCGCCAGCTACGGCGATAGGTACAAGCCCACCAATCCCTCTATTTTACTCGAAGCGCTTAAGAAGATGGAAGCCGACGGACGTGCCGCCGTTCTCGCTGTTAACGATGCCATGCCCATCTATAGCCGAGCCACCATCGAGCGCGATAACGCTTTTGCACCGCTAGGTCAGCTGGTAACCCGTTCGCTCAACTCGCTTCGCGCTTCCAGCTCGTCCGAGCAAACCGATGAGGCAGCCTCTGCCATCGTTCGTAAGATAAGGGGTAACCGCACCACTGCCAAGACTGCTGCTGCTACCGATGTTAAGGTGGCCACCGTTTCTACCTCGCAGCAGAGCTACGACAGCGTAATCGACAACTACGAGCGCTACATTCAGTATATTGCCGCTACTCCCGAGTACGCGCCCAACGAGGATGATATCAAGCTCCCTGTGCTCAAAGCCCTAGCGGTGGATCTGCGCGCCAAGAATACCGCCTGCAACAACGCCAAGGTTGCCATCGATAATGCCCGCATGGCCCGCAACCGCGTGCTATACACTCCCCTTACCGGCTTGGTAGACGTGGCTCTCGATGCCAAGACCTACATCAAGTCGCTATTTGGCTCTACCAGCCCCGAGTACAAGCAGGTGGCCAAGATCGATTTTACCAAGGCATAGTCAGGTCGCTCTTGCCTTTCGGCTTCCGAGCATTGCCGGACACCCCATCGTATAAAAGGCGGGAGTACACCGAAAGGTTGCTCCCGCCTTCTTTATGCCGATAGCCGTCCCCAAGCTTTTGCCCTCCCGTCTGCCACTTTTCGGTTCCCCACTGTAGCTTCTTGCTTCCCGTTTGTAGCTTTTCGTTTCCTGTCTGTGACTTTTGGCTTCCCGTCTGAGACTTTTCGGCTCCTGTCTGTAGCTTTTGGCTTCCCGTCTGAAGCTTTTCGTCTCCCGTTTGTAGCTTTTGGCTTCCCGTCTGAAGCTTCTCGTCTCCCGTCTGAAGCTTTTCGCTTCCTGTCTGTCACTTTTCGCTTCCCGGCTGTAGCTTTTAGCTTCATGATTACTACCTAAAGCTAAAACAGCAACCACTAATCTCCTTATGGCATCCTGTTAAGCCGCAACCCTAAAATCTCCGTGCCCTTAGTGCCATCCTCCGTGCCCTTTGTGATAAAAGGGCATCTAATATCTCACATCTCAATCCTTGCCCCTAAAAACAAAAGGCCCCGGAGCAACCCCAGAGCCTTTCGTTCTATCGTATCAAGATGTCAGTCTAACGTCTAACATCTAATATCTAAAATCTAGATGTGAATCACCTCCCCGTAAGCCGCCGCAGCCGCCTCCATGATAGCCTCGCTCATGGTAGGGTGGGGGTGGATCGCCTTAATAATCTGGTGACCGGTAGCCCCAAGGTTTTGGGCTAGTACCATTTCGGCAACCATCTCGGTAACGTTGGCACCAATCAGGTGAGCACCCAGCAGCTTGCCATCCTTGGCATCGAAGATCACCTTCACGAAGCCATCCCTAGCGCCGGCAGCCGTAGCCTTGCCCGATGCGGTAAATGGGAACTTGCCCACCTTCACCTCGTGTCCGGCCTCGATGGCCTTCTTCTCGGTAAGCCCCACCGATGCCACCTCGGGCGTGGTGTAGGTACATCCGGGGATGATGCTGTAGTCTACAGGATGCACGTCCATGCCGGCAATCTTCTCCACGCAGCAGATACCCTCGGCCGATGCCACGTGGGCAAGCGCTGGTCCTGCAACGATATCGCCAATGGCGTACACACCCTCGATGTTGGTGCGGTAGAACTCGTCAACGATCACCTTACCGCGCTCGTTGGCTACGCCTACCTCCTCAAGGCCCAAGCCTTCGAGGTTGGTGGCAATGCCCACTGCCGATAGAACGATGTCTGCCTCTACCGTCTCTTCTCCTTTTTTTGTTTTGATGATGACCGAGCACTTCTCGCCGGTAGTATCCACCGAAAGCACCTCGCTGTTGGTCATCACCTTGATGCCTGCCTTTTTGAACGAGCGCTCGAGCTGCTTCGATACCTCCTCATCCTCCAGCGGAACGATGTTAGGAAGGAACTCCACCAGCGTAACCTTCGTTCCGATGGCGTTGTAGAAGTAGGCGAACTCGCTACCAATGGCGCCCGAGCCCACTACAACCATCGACTCTGGCTGCTTGGCAAGCGTCATTGCCTGACGGTATCCGATGATCTTTTCACCATCGATGGGCAGGTTAGGAAGCTCGCGGCTGCGTGCACCCGTTGCAAGGATAATGTGGTTAGCCTCTACCGTGGTTACGGTACCATCGGCTGCGGTAACCTCTACCTTATGTGGGGCAACCAGCTTGCCGAAGCCCTGTATCACCTCAATCTTATTCTTTTTGAAAAGGAACTGAATGCCCTTGCTCATGTTATCGGCCACCCCGCGACTGCGCGCTACGATTGCCGCAAAGTCTGGTTTGATGGTGCCATCAACCACCACGCCGTACTCGGCTGCATGGTGGGCGTACTCGTATACCGATGCGCTCTTAAGCAGCGCCTTGGTTGGGATGCATCCCCAGTTTAGGCAGATACCACCAAGTTCGGCACGTTCAACAACGGCCACCTTCATGCCCAGCTGGCTCGCGCGGATGGCTGCCACATAGCCTCCAGGACCGCTACCTATAACTATCAGGTCAAAATTCATCTTGTTAGTTTTATTTTGTGTCAAGTGTTTCGTTTACTAAAAGAGACGTTAGATATTAGATTTTAGATGATAGAAGGGGTTGATTGTTATTTTTTCATTTCTTCTTCCTAATTCCTAATGTCTCGAGTCTTTCCTCTGCTTTATCCTCCCGCTTAGGCGGGAGGTAGGGGTGGGTTTGCGTCTTTCCCAATATCATCTGTATACCTTACTAATCCCTTTGTGCCCCTTAGTGCTTACCTTAATGTCCTTCGTGTTCAACTATCCGTGTAAATCTGTTCAATCAGTAAAATCAGTGTTCTAATATTCTCCCTACTCCCTAGCTCTTCCTCTAACTTCTGAAATAACTCCGTCTAACTTCCTCTAACTCCTTTTTACCTTCTTCAAAAACTCCACCCCCTTACACCCCAACCATATCACCGACTGCGCAAGTATGATAGCCGCCCCCGAAGGCAAATTCACCTCAAAGCTGATGTACAATCCCACCAGCATCCCCACAAATCCGAGCACGATGGAGGCAACCATTATGCACTTAAAATCTTTGTAGAAGATATTGGCCGTAACAACCGGAATAGTCAGCAGCGCAATCAGCAGGATAATCCCCACCACCCGAATGCACATCACAATGGTAACCGAAATAAGGATTATCATCATGTAGTTTACCAGCTTCACCGCAGCATTTTGCGAGATGGCAAACTCCTTGTCGAAGGCTATATAAAGGATAGTTCGAAGTCCAAAAATGAAAAGAAGCAGCAGCACCACGTCGAGGGCCAGCATCACCGCAAGGTCAACCTTGGTAACACCCAGCAGTCCCCCGAAGAGGAAGCTCATCAGGTTTGGCGCGTAGCCCGGCGTCATCGAAACGAAGATCACCCCGATGGCAGTACCCAATGCCCAAAGTATTCCGATAGCCGAATCCTCGCGCATCTTGGTCTTATCGGCAAAGAACTCAATCCCCATTGCCGAAAGCACCGAGAATACGAAGGCACCCAGAATAGGGTTCAGCCCCAGGTAGTAGGCAATCCCAATCCCCCCAAACGACGAGTGGGTTATGCCTCCGCTGAGGAACACCAGCCGCTTGGCCACAATGTAGGTGCCAACAATTCCGCAGGCGATGCTCACCAGCAGCCCGGCGATAAAGGCGTTCTGCAGGAATTGATACTGGAATATGTCGTTTACGAATTCTACCATTACTTCTTATTATGATTTTCGAGAACGGTATGCGGAATATGCCCGTGCGTGATAAGCTGTATCGGACAGTTGTAGTTGTCCAGCTGCTCCTGGCTGATGATGTTCGACGGGTGGAGGTGCAGCCCTCGGTTCACGCAGGCAATCGACTTTACGTATTGGCTCACTGTTCCAAGGTCGTGCGTAACGATCACGATAGCCATCTGCTCGTTTAACTTGGTTAGCAGCTCGTAGAGTTCACCCTCAAACTTGTTATCCACGTAGGTGTTTGGCTCGTCGAGTATCAGCAGCTTCGGCTTCGATATCAGCGCACGGCTAAGGAATGCCCGCTGCATCTGTCCACCCGATAGCTCGCCGATCACCTTCTTTCGGAGATGCTCAATGCCGGTCCTCTCCATCAGCTCGCGTGCAAGCGCCTTATCCTGCTTGGAGTATCGGGTAAAGATACCCTTCCTCGACATGATGCCCGAAAGCACCACCTCCTGAACGGTTATAGGAAATTTCTTGTCGATGTTATTTACCTGTGGAAGATACCCGATGAAGTCGCGCTTGCCATCGGTCGAGCCATGCAGCTTTACCTTTCCCGAAAAGGGAGGAAGGATGCCCAAGATTACCTTAAGCAGCGTAGTCTTTCCGCCTCCATTTGGTCCGATAATGCCAATGTAGTCCCGCTCGTTAATGGTCAGGTTAACGTGCTCGATGGCAGCAACGCCGTCGTATCCGGTGGTAATATCGGTTAACTCAACCAGCCTTTCACTCATCGGTTAGCGGAATAAAGTGCGTTAATTATATGGTTTGTGCTTTCTGGCCAATCGTATGCAAAGGTATTTATTGGTTCGATAGTAGCGCCAACTTCGCCGGCAAAACTTTTTATCAGGCTTAGGTCGAACTCCTTTTGCACGAATATCGTTTTGATGCCGGCCTCTTTAGCCTGCGATACAAGCCGCTTCATGTAGTCGGCGGCAGGCTCCTTACCATCCTTTTCGATGGATATCTGTTCCAAACCGTAGTCGCTGGCAAAGTAGCTTAGCGCCGGATGGTAGATGATAAACTTTTTAATCTTCAGATTAGCCAGCTTGCTTTTTGCCATCGCATCGATGCTGTCGATGGAGGCAACTAGTTTAATGTAGTTCTTTTCGTAGGTCGATTTGTTCTTCGGATTAAGGGCTACCAGCTCGTTAAGCGTTGCCGTTGCCATAGCCTTGTAGTTGGCAGGCGATAGCCAGATGTGAGGGTCCATTCCACCATGATGGTGTTCGTGTCCATGCTCCTCGCACTCCTCGTGGCTACACGAACCTTCAACCATTCGTACGCCTTCCGATAGGTTGGTATATTTCAGCTCAGGATTGTTCGTCTTTATGTTGTCGATCCATTTCTGCTCAAACTCCAGCTCGCTTATACCAAGGTACAGCTTCGACTTTGCCACATCCTTCATCTGCGATGGCGTAGGCTCGTAGGTCTCCTGACAGGCGCCTGTTGCCACCATTACGTTTACATCAAACTCATCCCCCGATATCCTATCCACAAGGTATTTGATGGGAGGGATGCTTACGGTTATTGTCGTTTTATTGCTGTCTGTCGATTTGTTTCCACAAGCCGTAAATCCCCAAACCAATGCAATTGCACCCAGTGCTGTTACAGCTTTACTAAATACTTTTTTGTAGTTCATCTCTTTCTTTAAGTTCTTTAATCTGTCAATATACAGTTATTGCGACTAAATGTTCACTCTTTAGGTTCGCTCGAAGCAAGAATCTTATGTTATTAGCCAAGGTTGCCTGAGGCTTACTCCCCTCCTTTTAAAGGAGGGGTGCCCGAAGGGCGGGGTGGTTTTGCTTTTTAATGATCAATCCCATACTTTTTCATCTTCAGGTAAAGCGTATTTCTGCTTATGCCCAGCGTTTTTGCCACCTGCGAAATGTTGCTATTTAGCTCCTTTATAGCCTCCTTAATCATCCTTTTCTCCATTTCATCCAGCGTAGTAAGGGTAACTTTAGATGATGAGCTACCCCTATGAGGCGTTGTACCAACTTCGGGAAGGTTCTTTACCTGATCTTTGGTCACATCCCAGACGATGTTGCCGTTCAGGTTCACCGTCTTTTCGATGAAGTTCTCCAGCTCGCGAACGTTGCCCGGCCAACTGTAGCTTAGCAGGAAGCGGTAAACCTCGGGCGATATCTCGGGCACATCCTTATTTAGCTTCAGCGCCTTCGAGTGTAGGAAGTAGTTAATCAGCATTGGAATGTCCTCCTTCCTTTCACGCAGCGATGGCAGCCGAAGGGGTATTACGCTTAATCGGTAGTATAGGTCTAAACGGAATCTACCTTCTTTTATTTCCTCCTTTAAATCCTTGTTGGTAGCG carries:
- a CDS encoding porin family protein; its protein translation is MKRFIIVPLMLAFAISALGQSSKLTVGVESATTITSLRGSEPIDELKSKLGNGCAITASYSVYPNLSISTGLGYERKGGKTAKFSMLDYIGSKTASPEMHLNFDYLILPIKASFQTGGKIKGYINGGVFIGYLLKYTEKWKDLGSITISSYLSPTTSDFKRFDFGITVGAGAYIPIYNRIVLDLGVVENLGLRNIYSTDIKTNSAGLVVGIKYAL
- a CDS encoding AbiH family protein yields the protein MNITFLIGNGFDLNIGKKTSYYDFYKYYKAQPSENEIIRRLKNDLIINYENWSDLELGLGEYTENLKDLTEFDTVFNDIRSNLSDFIKKQEYDSNEISINTTSKCYEDLLHPEIYLVRGDRSSVERARLSFISPNNTTINIITFNYSKSLEQILKYENKPIDIVNHPGCKIQNIYHIHGFYNERMILGVNDASQIKNEKFKINAEIAETLIKQELNKNLKHLIDQECIETIERSDIICLFGLSMGETDKIWWEYIGKKIAKTGGHLILFHKGKELAENMDIFFPREERKIKNTFIKKANISNEEIEKVSNRIYIGYNTDIFKFDDQEKMNELILSEIMNSTSI
- the lpdA gene encoding dihydrolipoyl dehydrogenase, which produces MNFDLIVIGSGPGGYVAAIRASQLGMKVAVVERAELGGICLNWGCIPTKALLKSASVYEYAHHAAEYGVVVDGTIKPDFAAIVARSRGVADNMSKGIQFLFKKNKIEVIQGFGKLVAPHKVEVTAADGTVTTVEANHIILATGARSRELPNLPIDGEKIIGYRQAMTLAKQPESMVVVGSGAIGSEFAYFYNAIGTKVTLVEFLPNIVPLEDEEVSKQLERSFKKAGIKVMTNSEVLSVDTTGEKCSVIIKTKKGEETVEADIVLSAVGIATNLEGLGLEEVGVANERGKVIVDEFYRTNIEGVYAIGDIVAGPALAHVASAEGICCVEKIAGMDVHPVDYSIIPGCTYTTPEVASVGLTEKKAIEAGHEVKVGKFPFTASGKATAAGARDGFVKVIFDAKDGKLLGAHLIGANVTEMVAEMVLAQNLGATGHQIIKAIHPHPTMSEAIMEAAAAAYGEVIHI
- a CDS encoding metal ABC transporter permease, with product MVEFVNDIFQYQFLQNAFIAGLLVSIACGIVGTYIVAKRLVFLSGGITHSSFGGIGIAYYLGLNPILGAFVFSVLSAMGIEFFADKTKMREDSAIGILWALGTAIGVIFVSMTPGYAPNLMSFLFGGLLGVTKVDLAVMLALDVVLLLLFIFGLRTILYIAFDKEFAISQNAAVKLVNYMMIILISVTIVMCIRVVGIILLIALLTIPVVTANIFYKDFKCIMVASIVLGFVGMLVGLYISFEVNLPSGAAIILAQSVIWLGCKGVEFLKKVKRS
- a CDS encoding metal ABC transporter ATP-binding protein translates to MSERLVELTDITTGYDGVAAIEHVNLTINERDYIGIIGPNGGGKTTLLKVILGILPPFSGKVKLHGSTDGKRDFIGYLPQVNNIDKKFPITVQEVVLSGIMSRKGIFTRYSKQDKALARELMERTGIEHLRKKVIGELSGGQMQRAFLSRALISKPKLLILDEPNTYVDNKFEGELYELLTKLNEQMAIVIVTHDLGTVSQYVKSIACVNRGLHLHPSNIISQEQLDNYNCPIQLITHGHIPHTVLENHNKK
- a CDS encoding metal ABC transporter solute-binding protein, Zn/Mn family, encoding MNYKKVFSKAVTALGAIALVWGFTACGNKSTDSNKTTITVSIPPIKYLVDRISGDEFDVNVMVATGACQETYEPTPSQMKDVAKSKLYLGISELEFEQKWIDNIKTNNPELKYTNLSEGVRMVEGSCSHEECEEHGHEHHHGGMDPHIWLSPANYKAMATATLNELVALNPKNKSTYEKNYIKLVASIDSIDAMAKSKLANLKIKKFIIYHPALSYFASDYGLEQISIEKDGKEPAADYMKRLVSQAKEAGIKTIFVQKEFDLSLIKSFAGEVGATIEPINTFAYDWPESTNHIINALYSANR